The Ramlibacter algicola genome segment CGGTCGAGCCGAAACCGATGCGCACGTCGCTGGGCAGGCGCTTGCTGTACACGCCCACGCCCGAGTAGCCCTTCTTCTGCGCGAAGTGGAAGTAGCCCTTGAGGCCTGCGAGATCGTCGAAGCGGCCGCTCACGTCGTCGGCCTGGGCCTTGACCTCCTGCACGCAAATACAATCGGGCTGCGTCTTCGCGAGCCACGCCTCCACGCCCTTGCTGGCGGCCGAGCGGATGCCATTCAGGTTGAGGCTCGTGAGCTTGAACAAGGAATTTCCCATGGTGGCAGCGGTGGGCCAGGACGACCTGGCGCAGGAGTTCGTGCAGTTCGCACTGGAAGCGGGCGCCTTGCGGTTCGGCGAGTTCACAACCAAGGCAGGACGCCTCTCGCCGTACTTCTTCAACACCGGCCAGTTCGACGACGGCGTGAAACTCGGGCGGCTCGCGCAATTCTATGCACGCCGCCTGCTCGCGTCCGGCATCGAGTTCGACATGCTGTTCGGGCCTGCCTACAAAGGCATCACGCTGGCGGCGGCCGTGGCCATCGAACTGGCCCGCCTGGGCCGCAACGTGCCTTACGCCTACAACCGCAAGGAAGCCAAGGACCATGGCGAAGGCGGGACGCTGGTCGGCGCGCCGGTCCGCGGGCGGGTCGTGATCGTCGACGACGTCATCACCGACGGCGGGGCCAAGCGCGAAGCCCGCGACATCATCCTGGCCGCAGGCGCCCAGCCGGTGGCGGTGGCGATCTCCATGGACCGCCAGGAGAAAGCGACCAGCGAGGGGCGGGACGTGGACTACAGCGGCGTGCAGTTCGTCGAGCGCCAGCTGGGCCTGCAGGTGTGCACCATCGCGAAGCTCTCGGACCTGCTCCAGTACCTGCAGCACCAGGCCGGCGGCGCGCTGGGCGAACACCACGCCCGCGTGCTCGCGTACCGGGAACGTTACGGCGTCGCCTGAACTCCAACGCTGCATGAGCGCCATCCGGCCCGCGCTGGCCGCCTTCTGCTTCGCCTTCGCCGCCGGCCCGGCGTTCGCGCAGGCCGCGAGATCGTCGTCGCCCAGCATCTACGTGTGCGTGGACGCGAAGGGCCGCCGCATCACGTCGGACCGCCCGATCATGGAATGCCTCGATCGCGAGCAGAAGCAGTACGGCAGCGGCGGCACCGTCCAGGGCACGCTGCCGCCGTCGATGACGGCCGACGAGCGTGCCGCGGCGGAGGAGAAGGCCCGTCGCGACACCGAGGATCGCCAGCGCGTGGCCGAGACCAGGCGGCGCGACCGCCTGCTGGTGAACCGCTACCCCGACGAGGCCAGCCACGAGCGCGAACGCGCCGCGTCGCTCCAGCGGCTGGATGACGCCATCGCCAGCGGCGAACGCCGGCTGCTGGACCTGCAGCGCCAGCGCGAGGACCTGCTGGCGCAGCAGCAGGCGTCCGCGACCGACGTCATCAAGGCGCAACGCATCAAGCGCGCCCTGTCCCAGAACGAGGAGAGCGATGGGGCGTCACGCCGCCTGCTCGAAGCGCAGCGCGACGAGCGCCAGCGCATCGCCACCCGCTTCGACGAGGAGCGCGAGCGCCTGAAGGTCCTGTGGGCGCAACAGGTGCGGCCGGCGAAGGCAGCGGCGCCGAGGTCGTAGCCTTTGTCATTCCGGCGACGGCCGGAATCCATCGCGTCCCCGTGTCGAGGCCCCGGCCTTCGCCGGGATGGCGGGCCTCGGGCCTGCGGCCCTTCAGCCCGCCAGTTTCTTCCGCAGCAGTTCGTTCACCTGCTGCGGATTCGCCTTGCCCTTGGTCGCCTTCATCGCCTGGCCGACCAGGGCGTTGAACGCCTTCTCCTTGCCGGCCTTGAACTGGGCGACGTTGTCGGCGTTGGCGGCGAGGATGCCGTCGAGGATCTTCTCCAGCTCGCCGGTGTCGCTCATCTGCTTGAGGCCCCTGGCCTCGATCAGCGCGTCGACGTCCTGGCCTTCGCCCGACCACAGCGCGTCGAACACCTGCCGCGCGGCGTTGTTCGAGATCGTGCCGTCGGCGATCCGTCCGATCAACGTCGCGAGCGTGGCGGCCGGCACCGGCGCCTGCTCGATGCCGACTTCCTGCGCGTTCAGCCGGCGCGACACCTCGCCCATGATCCAGTTGCTCGCCAGCTTGGGCTGGCCGCTGGCCTTGGCGGCGGCCTCGAAGTAGGCGGCCATCGCCGGCGACTGCGTGAGCGTGGTGGCGTCGTACTCGGGCAGCGCGTAGTCGGCCACGAAGCGCTGCGCCATCGCGCGCGGCAGTTCCCGCATGCGCGAACGCACCTCGTCGACCCACGTCGACGCGATCACCAGCGGCGGCAGGTCCGGGTCAGGGAAGTAGCGGTAGTCGGCCGCGTCTTCCTTGGTGCGCATCGCACGCGTCTCGCCTGTGTCAGGGTCGAACAGCACGGTGGCCTGCTGGATGGCGCGTCCGTCCTCCAGCTCCTCGATCTGCCAGCGCATCTCGAAGTCGATCGCCTGCTGCATGAACTTGAAGCTGTTCAGGTTCTTGATCTCGCGGCGCGTGCCCAGCGGCCCGCCTGGGCGGCGCACCGACACGTTGGCGTCGCAGCGGAAGCTGCCTTCCTGCATGTTGCCGTCGCAGATGCCGATCCACGTCACGAGCTTGTGCAGCTCCTTCGCGTAGGCGACGGCTTCTTCCGTGCTGCGCATGTCCGGCTCGGTGACGATCTCCAGCAGCGGCGTGCCGGCGCGATTGAGGTCGATGCCCGACTGGCCATGGAAGTCCTCGTGCAGCGACTTTCCCGCATCCTCCTCGAGGTGCGCGCGCACCAGGCGCACGGACTTCTTCTCGTCCCCAACATAGAACTCGACGCCACCGCCCTGCACCACCGGGATCTCGTACTGCGAGATCTGGTAGCCCTTGGGCAGGTCGGGATAGAAGTAGTTCTTGCGCGCGAACACGCTGCGCGGCGCGACGTTGGCACCCACGGCCAGGCCGAACTGGATGGCGCATTCGACCGCCGCGCGGTTCATCACCGGCAGCGTGCCGGGCAGCGCGACGTCCACGGCGCTGGCCTGCGTGTTCGGCTCGGCGCCGAACGCCGTCGAGGCGCGGCTGAAGATCTTCGACTGCGTCGCGAGTTGCGTGTGGGTCTCGAAGCCGATGACGACTTCCCAGCCGCGAACGAGCTTGTCGGTCATTGCCGGCCTCCCGACAGGCCGCCCTTAGGGAGGCCAGCCCCCTCGGGGGGCAGCGACGACACGAAGTGCGGAGCGTGGGGGCTCATCTGCTCCGGCTTGCGAAGGTGGAAGTCGGTCGCCTGCTGGAACCGGTGCGCCGCGTTGAGCAGGCGCGCTTCGTCGAAGTAGTTGCCCAGCAGCTGCAGGCCCACGGGCAGGCCACCTTCGCCGAAGCCACAGGGATGGCACAGGCCCGGCAGGCCGGCGAGCGAGCCGGGCAGCGTGAAGATGTCCGCGAGGTAGTTGGCCACCGGGTCGTCGCTCCTGGCGCCGAGCTTCCACGCCGTGGTCGGCGCCGCGGGGCCGGCGATGACGTCGCACTGCCGGAACGCCTGCTGGAAGTCGTCGGCGATCATGCGGCGGATCTTCTGCGCCTGCAGGTAGTAGGCGTCGTAGTAGCCGTGCGAGAGCACGTAGGTGCCGATCATGATGCGGCGCTTGACCTCGTCGCCGAAGCCTTCGGCGCGCGTCTTCTTGTACATGTCGACGAGGTCGCCGTACTGCTGGGCGCGGTGGCCGAACTTCACGCCGTCGAAGCGCGAGAGGTTGGACGATGCTTCGGCGGGCGCGATGATGTAGTAGACCGGGATCGACAGTTCGGTGCGCGGCAGCGAGATCTCGACCAGCCTCGCGCCGAGCTGCACGTACTGCTGCAGGGCGGCGTCGATCGCCGCGCGCACGTCGGCCGCGAGGCCGGCGCCGAAGAACTCCTTCGGCACGCCGATGCGCAGGCCTTCGATCGAGGTCGTGAGCGAACGGCTGAAGTCCTCGGCCGGGCGATCGAGCGACGTCGAATCGCGATCGGGGTCGGGGCCGCACATCGCCGAGAGAAGCAGTGCGCAGTCTTCCGCGCTGCGCGCCATCGGGCCGGCCTGGTCCAGGCTGGAGGCGAACGCGATCATCCCGTAGCGCGAGGCGCGCCCGTACGTCGGCTTGATGCCGGTGATGCCGCAGAACGAGGCCGGCTGGCGGATCGAGCCGCCGGTGTCGGTGCCCGTGGCCGCGGGCGCCAGGCGCGCCGCGACGGCCACCGCGCTGCCGCCCGAGGAGCCGCCCGGGATGCGCGTGGTGTCCCACGGGTTCTTCACCGCGCCGAACGCGGAGTTCTCGTTGGACGACCCCATCGCGAATTCGTCGCAATTGAGCTTGCCCAGGCTGACCATGCCGGCCTGCGCGAGCTTGTCGACCACCGTGGCGTCGAACGGCGAGCGGTAGCCGGCCAGCATCTTGGAGCCGGCGGTGCTGGGGAAGTCCTTGGTGACGAAGATGTCCTTGTGCGCGACCGGCACGCCCAGCAGCGGTGCGGCGTCGCCGTTCGCGATGCGGGCGTCGGCTTCGCGTGCCTGCGCCAGCGTGACGTCGTCGTCGATCGCGAGGTAGGCGCCCAAGGTGTCGGCATGGGCACGCGCCAGGAAGTGCTTCGCGACATCGACGGCCGAGACGTCCTTGGTCTTCAGCTGGCGCGCGAGGTCCGGGAGGGAGAGGTCGTGCAGGTCCGCCATCACGTCACTCGATCACTTTGGGGACCAGGAACAGCCCGCGTTCGACGGCCGGCGCGCTGCGCTGGTTGGCCTCGCGCTGGTTGGTCTCGCTGACGGTGTCCTCGCGCAGCCGCAATTGCACGTCGTCGATGGCGGCCACGGGGTGCGCGAGGGGCTCCAGGCCGGAGGTATCCACAGCCCGCATCGCTTCCACGATCGAGAAGAAGCCGTTGATCTGCGTCAGCATGCGCTCGCTCTCGGCCGGCTGCAGTTCCAGGCGGGCCAGGTGCTGCAGGCGACCGATGTCGTCGGGGGTCAGGGCCATGGTGGGAGAGGCGGCGAAACCAGTTGTAATCGCGACAGCGCGGGGCCGGTCGCGGATGAGTTATTCACAGGGGATCAGGTATTATCCCGCTTTGATGACGGCCCCTCTCCGGGGCCGCTTTCGCAGAAGAAGAGGAATCCCCCCCATGTTCGGAGCGTTCCGTCGGTTTGTCTCGACCGACCTGGCCATTGACCTGGGCACCGCCAATACGCTGATCTTCGTCCGGGACAAGGGGATCGTTCTCGACGAACCGTCCGTGGTGGCCATCCGCCACGAAGGCGGTCCGCAAGGCAAGAAGACCATCCAGGCCGTCGGCCACGAAGCCAAGGCCATGCTGGGCAAGGTCCCGGGGAACATCGAAGCCATCCGCCCGATGAAGGACGGGGTGATCGCGGACTTCACGATCACCGAGCAGATGCTCAAGCAGTTCATCAAGATGGTCCATCCGCGGGGCATCTTCAAGCCGAGCCCCCGGATCATCATCTGCGTGCCCTGCGGCTCCACCCAGGTCGAGCGCCGCGCCATCCGCGAATCGGCGCTCGGCGCCGGTGCCAGCGAGGTCTACCTCATCGAAGAACCCATGGCCGCCGCCATCGGCGCCGGCCTGCCGGTGTCCGAAGCGTCCGGCTCGATGGTCGTCGACATCGGCGGCGGCACCACCGAGGTGGGCGTCATCTCGCTGGGCGGCATGGTCTACAAGGGCAGCGTCCGCGTCGGCGGCGACCGCTTCGACGACGCCATCATCGGCTACATCCGCCGCAACTACGGCATGCTGATCGGCGAGCCCACCGCCGAAGCGATCAAGAAGAACATCGGCTCCGCCTTCCCCGGCAGCGAGGTGAAGGAGATCGAAGTCAAGGGCCGCAACCTCTCCGAAGGCGTGCCGCGCTCGTTCACCATCTCGTCCAACGAGATCCTGGAAGCGCTGACCGACCCCCTGAACAACATCGTGTCGGCCGTGAAGAACGCGCTGGAGAGCACGCCGCCCGAACTGGGCGCCGACATCGCCGAGCGCGGGATGATGCTCACCGGCGGCGGCGCGCTGCTGCGCGACCTGGACCGCCTGCTGGCCGAGGAGACCGGGCTGCCCGTGCTCGTCGCCGAGGACCCGCTGACGTGCGTCGTGCGCGGCTGCGGCATCGCCCTCGAGAGCATGGAGCGCCTGGGCTCGATCTTCACCAGCGAGTGAGCGCGCCGTGCCGTTAGGCACCCTCGACCGCACCCCTCCGCCCTTCTTCAAGCAGGGCCCCTCCGCGCTGTCCAAGCTGATGGTCTTCAGCGCGCTGGCGCTGTTCCTGATGGTGGCGGACACGCGTTTCAAGCTCACGCAGCCGCTGCGCGCGAGCGTCGCGACGGTGCTCTATCCCGTGCAGTGGGTCGCCCTGCAACCGGTGCTGGCACTGCGCAACGCCGGCGAGTACCTCGTCGACCTGCGCAACACCCAGCAAACCGAGGCCGCGGCGCGCGTGAAGCTCGCGCAGCAGTCGCTGCGCGCCAACCAGGTCGAGCAGCTGGAGCTGGAGAACTCCCGCCTTCGCAAGCTGCTGGACCTGCGCGGGCGGCTCGCCACCGAAGCGACGGCCGCCCAGGTGCTCTACGACGCGCAGGACCCGTACACGCGCAAGGTCGTCATCGACAAGGGCATGGCCGAGAGCGTGCTGGAAGGCTCGCCGGTCATCGATGAATCCGGCGTGCTGGGCCAGGTCACGCGCGTGCACCCGCTGGTGAGCGAGGTGACGCTGATCACCGACCGCGACCAGGCCATCCCCGTGCTGAACACGCGCACCGGTGCGCGCAGCGTCGCCTACGGCGAGCCCAGCGGCGCGCATGCGGGCGCGCTCGAACTGCGCTTCATGGCCGACAACGCCGACGTGCAGCCCGGCGACGTGCTCACCACCAGCGGCGTGGACGGCGTCTATCCCGCGGGCCTGCCGGTCGCCAAGGTCGCCAAGGTCGAGCGCCGCGCGGATTCCGCCTTCGCGCGCATCTGGTGCCAGCCGCAGGCGCTGGTCGACGGCGCGCGGCACGTGATGGTGCTCAAGCCGGTGCAGGCCCAGATCCCGCCGCGGCCGCCGGTCGAGGCGCCCACGCCGCAGCCGCGCGTGAAGAAGGGCGTGGGAGGGCCGGCGCCATGAGAGTCGACGGGCCGCCCCTAGACTCGAAGGCCCCCTCCGGGGGCAGCGCAGTACACGCAGTGACAAGCGTGGGGGTCCTATGATCATGCGTCCTGGGCAGCAGTTGCTGCTGCCGGCGAACCCGTTCTTCATCTGGTTCAGCCTGCTGTGCGCGCTGCTGCTGAACATGCTGCCGTTCGGCCGCGTCGCGTGGATGCCGGACATCCTGGCGATCACGCTGGTGTTCTGGAGCGTGCACCAGCCGCTGCGCGTGGGCATCGGCGCCGCGTTCCTGTTCGGCATCTGCATGGACGTGCACCAGGCGTCGCTGCTCGGGCAGCATGCGCTGGCGTACACCGCCCTGACCTTCTTCGCCATCACCATCCACCGGCGGCTCCTGTGGTTCACGGTGCCGTCGCAGGCGGTTCAGGTGCTGCCGCTGTTCCTGGCCGCGCATGCCATCGAGCTGGCCATCCGCATGATTGCCGGCGGCATCTTCCCCGGCACGTCGCTGCTGCTCGCGCCCGTGATCGAAGCCGCGCTTTGGCCGGTCGTGACGGTCGCGCTGCTGGCGCCGCAGCGCCGCGCGCCCGATCCGGACGAAAATCGGCCGCTCTAGCGAGCCCCGCCCATGACCGAACTGCGCAACGTCGAAGCCGATCTCTCGCGCTTCCGCGCACGGGTGCTCGCGGCCAGCCTCGTGGTGCTGGTGTGCTTCCTGCTGCTGGCGGCGCGGCTGGTGTGGCTGCAGGTGTTCCGCCACGAGGACCTGAGCGAGCAGGCGGAGAACAACCGCACGTCCATCGTCCCGATCGTGCCCAACCGCGGCCTGATCACGGATCGCAACGGCATCGTGCTGGCCACCAACTACTCGGCCTACACGCTCGAGATCATGCCGACGCGGCTGTCGCAAAGCCTGGACCGCACGATCGACCAGCTCGCCGAGGTCGTCGACATCCAGCCGCGCGACCGCCGCCGCTTCAAGAAGCTGCTGGAGGAGACCAAGGGCTTCGAGTCGTTGCCGATCCGCACCAAGCTCACCGACGAGGAAGTGGCGAAGTTCGCCGCGCAGCGCTATCGCTTCCCCGGCGTGGACATCAAGGCGCGCCTGTTCCGCAGCTACCCGTACGGCGAGCTCGCCAGCCACGTGATCGGCTACATCGGCCGCATCAACCAGGCCGAGAAGCAGCAGCAGGAGGACTGGCCCGAGGAGGACCAGGCCAACTACCGCGGCACCGAGTACATCGGCAAGCTGGGCGTCGAGCACAGCTACGAACGGCAGCTGCACGGGGTGACCGGCGTCGAGCAGGTCGAGACCTCGGCCGGCGGGCGCGCGGTGCGCAAGCTCGCCAGCAGCTCGGCGACGCCGGGCAACACGCTGAAGCTGTCGATCGACATCCGCCTGCAGAAGCTGGTGGAAGACCTGTACGGCAACCGGCGCGGCGCGCTGGTGGCGTTGGACCCGCGCACGGGCGAGGTGCTGGCCTTCGTCTCCAAGCCGACCTTCGATCCCAACCTGTTCGTCGACGGCATCGACACCGACAACTGGCAGGCGCTCAACGAGTCCATCGACAAGCCGCTGCTCAATCGCGCGCTGCGCGGCACCTACCCGCCCGGCTCCACCTTCAAGCCGTTCATGGCGCTCGCGGCGCTCGAGACCGGCAAGCGCCGCCCCGAGCAGGCGATCAGCGACCCGGGTCACTTCTGGTTCGGCGGCCACAAGTTCCGCGACGACAAGCCGGAAGGCCACGGCACGGTGGACATGTACAAGTCGATCGTCCAGTCCTGCGACACCTACTACTACCTGCTGGCCAACGACATGGGCGTGGACCTGATGCACGACACGCTCAGCCACTACGGCTTCGGCGAATACACCGGCATCGACATCGCCGGCGAGGCGCGCGGCCTGCTGCCGTCCACGGCGTGGAAGCGCAAGGCCTACAAGAAGCCCGAGCAGCAGCGCTGGTACGCGGGCGAGACGATCTCGCTGGGCATCGGCCAGGGCTACAACAACTTCACCGTGCTGCAGATCGCCAACGCGACGGCCACCATCGCGAACAACGGCGTGCGCATGAAGCCGCACCTGGTGCGCGAGATCGTCGACGTCGGCACCAAGCAGGCGGAGGCCGTCGCGCCGGTCGAAGCGGACCCGCTGCGCGTCAAGCCGGAGAACCTGGCGGTGATCCGCAAGGCGCTGGTGGGCGTGAACATCGAGGGCACCGGCGCGTCGGCGTTCCGCGGCGCGGCCTACACCAGCGGCGGCAAGACCGGCACGGCGCAGGTGATCACGATCGCG includes the following:
- the gatB gene encoding Asp-tRNA(Asn)/Glu-tRNA(Gln) amidotransferase subunit GatB, which encodes MTDKLVRGWEVVIGFETHTQLATQSKIFSRASTAFGAEPNTQASAVDVALPGTLPVMNRAAVECAIQFGLAVGANVAPRSVFARKNYFYPDLPKGYQISQYEIPVVQGGGVEFYVGDEKKSVRLVRAHLEEDAGKSLHEDFHGQSGIDLNRAGTPLLEIVTEPDMRSTEEAVAYAKELHKLVTWIGICDGNMQEGSFRCDANVSVRRPGGPLGTRREIKNLNSFKFMQQAIDFEMRWQIEELEDGRAIQQATVLFDPDTGETRAMRTKEDAADYRYFPDPDLPPLVIASTWVDEVRSRMRELPRAMAQRFVADYALPEYDATTLTQSPAMAAYFEAAAKASGQPKLASNWIMGEVSRRLNAQEVGIEQAPVPAATLATLIGRIADGTISNNAARQVFDALWSGEGQDVDALIEARGLKQMSDTGELEKILDGILAANADNVAQFKAGKEKAFNALVGQAMKATKGKANPQQVNELLRKKLAG
- a CDS encoding DUF4124 domain-containing protein, which codes for MSAIRPALAAFCFAFAAGPAFAQAARSSSPSIYVCVDAKGRRITSDRPIMECLDREQKQYGSGGTVQGTLPPSMTADERAAAEEKARRDTEDRQRVAETRRRDRLLVNRYPDEASHERERAASLQRLDDAIASGERRLLDLQRQREDLLAQQQASATDVIKAQRIKRALSQNEESDGASRRLLEAQRDERQRIATRFDEERERLKVLWAQQVRPAKAAAPRS
- the mreC gene encoding rod shape-determining protein MreC, whose product is MPLGTLDRTPPPFFKQGPSALSKLMVFSALALFLMVADTRFKLTQPLRASVATVLYPVQWVALQPVLALRNAGEYLVDLRNTQQTEAAARVKLAQQSLRANQVEQLELENSRLRKLLDLRGRLATEATAAQVLYDAQDPYTRKVVIDKGMAESVLEGSPVIDESGVLGQVTRVHPLVSEVTLITDRDQAIPVLNTRTGARSVAYGEPSGAHAGALELRFMADNADVQPGDVLTTSGVDGVYPAGLPVAKVAKVERRADSAFARIWCQPQALVDGARHVMVLKPVQAQIPPRPPVEAPTPQPRVKKGVGGPAP
- a CDS encoding rod shape-determining protein produces the protein MFGAFRRFVSTDLAIDLGTANTLIFVRDKGIVLDEPSVVAIRHEGGPQGKKTIQAVGHEAKAMLGKVPGNIEAIRPMKDGVIADFTITEQMLKQFIKMVHPRGIFKPSPRIIICVPCGSTQVERRAIRESALGAGASEVYLIEEPMAAAIGAGLPVSEASGSMVVDIGGGTTEVGVISLGGMVYKGSVRVGGDRFDDAIIGYIRRNYGMLIGEPTAEAIKKNIGSAFPGSEVKEIEVKGRNLSEGVPRSFTISSNEILEALTDPLNNIVSAVKNALESTPPELGADIAERGMMLTGGGALLRDLDRLLAEETGLPVLVAEDPLTCVVRGCGIALESMERLGSIFTSE
- the gatC gene encoding Asp-tRNA(Asn)/Glu-tRNA(Gln) amidotransferase subunit GatC → MALTPDDIGRLQHLARLELQPAESERMLTQINGFFSIVEAMRAVDTSGLEPLAHPVAAIDDVQLRLREDTVSETNQREANQRSAPAVERGLFLVPKVIE
- the mrdA gene encoding penicillin-binding protein 2: MTELRNVEADLSRFRARVLAASLVVLVCFLLLAARLVWLQVFRHEDLSEQAENNRTSIVPIVPNRGLITDRNGIVLATNYSAYTLEIMPTRLSQSLDRTIDQLAEVVDIQPRDRRRFKKLLEETKGFESLPIRTKLTDEEVAKFAAQRYRFPGVDIKARLFRSYPYGELASHVIGYIGRINQAEKQQQEDWPEEDQANYRGTEYIGKLGVEHSYERQLHGVTGVEQVETSAGGRAVRKLASSSATPGNTLKLSIDIRLQKLVEDLYGNRRGALVALDPRTGEVLAFVSKPTFDPNLFVDGIDTDNWQALNESIDKPLLNRALRGTYPPGSTFKPFMALAALETGKRRPEQAISDPGHFWFGGHKFRDDKPEGHGTVDMYKSIVQSCDTYYYLLANDMGVDLMHDTLSHYGFGEYTGIDIAGEARGLLPSTAWKRKAYKKPEQQRWYAGETISLGIGQGYNNFTVLQIANATATIANNGVRMKPHLVREIVDVGTKQAEAVAPVEADPLRVKPENLAVIRKALVGVNIEGTGASAFRGAAYTSGGKTGTAQVITIAQGAKYNASQLDERHRDHALYMAYAPADNPQIALALVVENAGFGGANSAPIARRVFDYWLQGLYPNDEDIALVQKGQAQAPVGKPRPASEVGWPPGTGNVPVAQAPAAAASSAASAPVQATTSLPAASAVPVRAAAR
- the pyrE gene encoding orotate phosphoribosyltransferase; the encoded protein is MVAAVGQDDLAQEFVQFALEAGALRFGEFTTKAGRLSPYFFNTGQFDDGVKLGRLAQFYARRLLASGIEFDMLFGPAYKGITLAAAVAIELARLGRNVPYAYNRKEAKDHGEGGTLVGAPVRGRVVIVDDVITDGGAKREARDIILAAGAQPVAVAISMDRQEKATSEGRDVDYSGVQFVERQLGLQVCTIAKLSDLLQYLQHQAGGALGEHHARVLAYRERYGVA
- the mreD gene encoding rod shape-determining protein MreD translates to MIMRPGQQLLLPANPFFIWFSLLCALLLNMLPFGRVAWMPDILAITLVFWSVHQPLRVGIGAAFLFGICMDVHQASLLGQHALAYTALTFFAITIHRRLLWFTVPSQAVQVLPLFLAAHAIELAIRMIAGGIFPGTSLLLAPVIEAALWPVVTVALLAPQRRAPDPDENRPL
- the gatA gene encoding Asp-tRNA(Asn)/Glu-tRNA(Gln) amidotransferase subunit GatA, with translation MADLHDLSLPDLARQLKTKDVSAVDVAKHFLARAHADTLGAYLAIDDDVTLAQAREADARIANGDAAPLLGVPVAHKDIFVTKDFPSTAGSKMLAGYRSPFDATVVDKLAQAGMVSLGKLNCDEFAMGSSNENSAFGAVKNPWDTTRIPGGSSGGSAVAVAARLAPAATGTDTGGSIRQPASFCGITGIKPTYGRASRYGMIAFASSLDQAGPMARSAEDCALLLSAMCGPDPDRDSTSLDRPAEDFSRSLTTSIEGLRIGVPKEFFGAGLAADVRAAIDAALQQYVQLGARLVEISLPRTELSIPVYYIIAPAEASSNLSRFDGVKFGHRAQQYGDLVDMYKKTRAEGFGDEVKRRIMIGTYVLSHGYYDAYYLQAQKIRRMIADDFQQAFRQCDVIAGPAAPTTAWKLGARSDDPVANYLADIFTLPGSLAGLPGLCHPCGFGEGGLPVGLQLLGNYFDEARLLNAAHRFQQATDFHLRKPEQMSPHAPHFVSSLPPEGAGLPKGGLSGGRQ